In Arachis duranensis cultivar V14167 unplaced genomic scaffold, aradu.V14167.gnm2.J7QH unplaced_Scaffold_13647, whole genome shotgun sequence, a genomic segment contains:
- the LOC127743803 gene encoding ATP synthase subunit alpha, mitochondrial yields MIDGIFIMEFSVRAAELTTLLESRITNFYTNFQVDEIGRVVSVGDGIARVYGLKEIQAGEMVEFASGVKGIALNLENENVGIVVFGSDTAIKEGDLVKRTGSIVDVPAGKAMLGRVVDALGVPIDGRGALSDHERRRVEVKAPGIIERKSVHEPMQTGLKAVDSLVPIGRGQRELIIGDRQTGKTAIAIDTILNQKQMNSRATSESETLYCVYVAIGQKRSTVAQLVQILSEANAIEYSILVAATASDPAPLQFLAPYSGCAMGEYFRDNGMHALIIYDDLSKQAVAYRQMSLLLRRPPGREAFPGDVFYLHSRLLERAAKRSDQTGAGSLTALPVIETQAGDVSAYIPTNVISITDGQICLETELFYRGIRPAINVGLSVSRVGSAAQLKAMKQVCGSLKLELAQYREVAAFAQFGSDLDAATQALLNRGARLTEVLKQPQYAPLPIEKQILVIYAAVNGFCDRMPLDKISQYERAILSTIKQDLLQSLKGGLTNERKIEPDSFLKEQTKNLT; encoded by the coding sequence ATGATTGATGGAATTTTCATTATGGAATTCTCTGTAAGAGCTGCGGAACTAACTACTCTATTAGAAAGTAGAATTACCAACTTTTACACTAATTTTCAAGTGGATGAGATCGGTCGAGTGGTCTCAGTTGGAGATGGGATTGCACGCGTTTATGGATTGAAGGAGATTCAAGCTGGGGAAATGGTTGAATTTGCCAGCGGTGTGAAAGGAATAGCGTTGAATCTTGAGAATGAGAATGTCGGAATTGTTGTCTTTGGTAGTGATACCGCTATAAAAGAAGGAGATCTTGTCAAACGCACTGGATCCATTGTGGATGTTCCTGCGGGAAAGGCTATGCTAGGGCGTGTGGTCGACGCCTTGGGAGTCCCCATTGATGGAAGAGGGGCTCTAAGCGATCACGAGCGAAGACGTGTCGAAGTGAAAGCACCTGGGATTATTGAACGTAAATCTGTGCACGAGCCTATGCAAACAGGGTTAAAAGCGGTAGATAGCCTGGTTCCTATAGGCCGTGGTCAACGAGAACTGATAATCGGGGACCGACAAACTGGAAAAACAGCTATTGCTATCGATACCATATTAAACCAAAAGCAAATGAACTCAAGGGCCACCTCTGAGAGTGAGACATTGTATTGTGTCTATGTAGCGATTGGGCAGAAACGCTCAACTGTGGCACAATTAGTTCAAATTCTTTCAGAAGCGAATGCTATAGAATATTCCATTCTTGTAGCAGCCACCGCTTCGGATCCGGCACCTCTGCAATTTCTGGCCCCATATTCTGGGTGTGCCATGGGGGAATATTTCCGCGATAATGGAATGCACGCATTAATAATCTATGATGATCTTAGTAAACAGGCCGTGGCATATCGACAAATGTCATTATTGTTACGCCGACCACCAGGCCGTGAGGCTTTCCCAGGCGATGTTTTCTATTTACATTCCCGTCTCTTAGAAAGAGCCGCTAAACGATCGGACCAGACAGGCGCAGGTAGCTTGACCGCCTTACCCGTCATTGAAACACAAGCTGGAGACGTATCGGCCTATATTCCCACCAATGTGATCTCCATTACTGATGGACAAATCTGTTTGGAAACAGAGCTCTTTTATCGCGGAATTAGACCTGCTATTAACGTCGGCTTATCTGTCAGTCGCGTCGGGTCTGCCGCTCAGTTGAAAGCTATGAAACAAGTCTGCGGTAGTTTAAAACTGGAATTGGCACAATATCGCGAAGTGGCCGCCTTTGCTCAATTTGGCTCAGACCTTGATGCTGCGACTCAGGCATTACTCAATAGAGGTGCAAGGCTGACAGAAGTACTAAAACAACCACAATATGCACCACTTCctattgaaaaacaaattttagtCATTTATGCAGCTGTCAATGGATTCTGTGATCGAATGCCATTAGACAAAATTTCTCAATATGAGAGAGCCATTCTAAGCACTATAAAACAAGATTTACTACAATCACTAAAAGGGGGACTCACTAACGAAAGAAAGATAGAACCAGATTCATTCTTAAAAGAACAAACGAAAAACCTAACATGA
- the LOC107472218 gene encoding uncharacterized mitochondrial protein AtMg01280-like, with the protein MVSGDGSASSVNQPTPTYSTQPGSSSETGDNVIPPSPGEGPSHQGSVVRNESLESSMRFRIVRLELDNSPYLLDKARGDYWAQIRHELDHVSSQRDSNSLLEFENRDLRIREQKHECFRLFNRVLSEHPYLAGQAPYKPNEVFDDFLDERRELLDKQAKEPVVEKDKKEIAFLEGLRMDLQNNGPNTILPIFNPTSTSNR; encoded by the coding sequence ATGGTTTCGGGGGATGGTTCGGCGTCCAGCGTGAACCAGCCGACGCCTACCTATTCCACACAGCCGGGCTCGTCCTCCGAGACGGGGGATAATGTAATTCCTCCTTCTCCAGGAGAAGGGCCGTCCCATCAAGGGTCTGTTGTGCGAAATGAAAGCTTGGAATCGTCAATGCGATTTCGCATTGTACGGCTCGAGCTGGACAATAGCCCCTATTTGCTGGATAAGGCAAGGGGAGACTATTGGGCTCAAATAAGACATGAGCTAGATCATGTTTCCTCTCAGAGGGATTCTAACTcccttcttgagtttgaaaaccGGGATCTCCGGATCCGGGAGCAGAAACATGAGTGTTTCCGTCTTTTTAATAGGGTGCTTTCTGAGCACCCTTACTTGGCCGGCCAGGCCCCCTACAAACCTAACGAAGTCTTTGACGACTTCTTGGACGAACGGCGGGAACTGCTGGACAAACAGGCGAAAGAGCCAGTGGTGGAAAAGGACAAGAAAGAAATAGCTTTCTTGGAAGGACTTCGTATGGACCTTCAGAATAATGGTCCCAATACTATCCTCCCCATCTTTAATCCCACGTCAACCTCAAATCGTTAA